A region of bacterium DNA encodes the following proteins:
- a CDS encoding DUF4435 domain-containing protein — protein sequence MLKSLYKTRAVVVWVEDELTKEYLRTLWQKDPRIGFAVAAGREGVSSLTNDARSAPDQRTNVFGVRDRDFGETNFPDWTNADTFLFRLPAYEIENYLLDWDALAGCAGEELRRNAAEIERRVKKRAAALTWWAACKRALNQIHTELTSGFPADPTQEEMSCLTGALNYVLKTNNWHCRACGLANGPLDKSAISDSLTRYHSDNELALDNASWLTSFPGKRLYREARSYVRGASDDGTAVAADIDLAKAIANWQVDNKRPPSDLVTLRKCLLQRAGLAHTR from the coding sequence ATGCTTAAGTCGCTATACAAGACACGAGCTGTCGTTGTCTGGGTTGAGGACGAGCTGACAAAGGAATACCTCCGTACACTTTGGCAGAAAGACCCGAGGATCGGCTTCGCCGTAGCCGCAGGCCGGGAAGGCGTCAGTAGTTTGACAAATGATGCTCGTTCAGCCCCGGACCAACGCACGAACGTCTTTGGAGTTCGAGACAGGGATTTCGGCGAGACCAACTTCCCGGATTGGACGAATGCCGACACTTTCCTCTTCAGGCTGCCGGCGTATGAGATCGAGAATTACCTGCTGGATTGGGACGCACTCGCTGGCTGCGCGGGGGAGGAGTTGCGCAGAAATGCAGCTGAGATAGAACGTCGCGTCAAGAAGAGAGCCGCAGCGCTGACATGGTGGGCGGCGTGCAAAAGGGCCCTCAACCAGATTCACACTGAGCTTACGAGTGGATTCCCGGCCGACCCGACACAGGAAGAGATGTCCTGTTTGACTGGCGCCCTGAATTACGTGTTGAAGACCAACAACTGGCACTGCCGCGCTTGCGGCCTCGCGAACGGCCCGCTTGACAAGAGCGCCATCTCCGACAGCCTAACTCGTTACCACAGTGATAATGAACTAGCTCTTGACAATGCCTCTTGGCTGACGTCGTTCCCCGGCAAGCGGCTTTACAGAGAGGCGAGGTCTTATGTTCGAGGTGCAAGCGACGATGGGACAGCGGTGGCGGCCGATATCGATCTGGCAAAAGCCATCGCCAATTGGCAGGTTGACAACAAGCGGCCGCCATCAGACCTTGTGACCTTGCGGAAATGCTTGCTGCAAAGAGCGGGGCTTGCGCACACCCGATGA
- a CDS encoding tetratricopeptide repeat protein, whose product MSRRCREQRPRSYALLTKAGAAAVALGLLLLVAGELHAIKDDAETYQVAVGALEDQLWQTAADQFRALLRDRPHTEYAQSATYYLGFCSFQLQDFKGAKMYLKSYLSKWPRGEFAQPAKYYLGRSLLESGRPKEAKPLLREVASGKGGLVNAAKFWLGRAFLQMAQWSQAAKLYTEVVESGDTQYVECAAYELGRAFASGGEYAKSVEAVRPLLKQTKDADLRLKARLLLADNLLGLKMYDEAIKETRKIVSAAPASSPLRNEALALQAKSLRLLGDLKPAIEVLRVYLKEAPDSQRAAWAAQNIIECLVSLGNCQEASQTMLLWTNTLPQEVLGDVGVEIAGCYSALGNEASAVKTLEFILNRLQSARLKLPIAVKLADSYFRSGEFAQVVLLLSPMLGRGILSQDKEVAAAALLLVGASHEKLRSFDEAKSAYRLLLSLNPGRELRWDAALRLSNLLIEHGNLEDAKTMLWRMGSESPLDVRFANIVAKLVEALRDRGQSRGAFLVARDAIARLWLCGPQGQRADAGVGDAFLTALSGRHLCDIILKIAKMPPGDSGESLRARLLLEAGECWFISGEDASASTINASFVREFPQSPELYVVLGRLGTIAFRAGDFAEAARRFKSAARKARPSKACELLYMACESLFRLGRLDDALRGFEQVISCGDCQGRVVQNSYLKCGMISEEFGDFKKARSAYSACASMGADETAAAVARARLSRLGG is encoded by the coding sequence ATGTCTCGACGCTGTCGGGAGCAGCGGCCTCGGTCCTATGCTCTGTTGACGAAAGCCGGCGCGGCAGCAGTTGCGCTCGGGCTCCTGCTCCTCGTTGCCGGCGAGCTTCATGCAATCAAGGATGACGCCGAGACCTACCAGGTCGCAGTTGGGGCTCTAGAGGACCAGCTGTGGCAGACCGCCGCGGACCAGTTTCGCGCGCTGCTTCGCGACCGGCCTCACACGGAATACGCACAGTCGGCCACATATTACTTGGGCTTTTGCAGTTTTCAGCTTCAGGACTTCAAAGGGGCCAAGATGTATCTCAAGTCCTATCTGTCCAAATGGCCTCGCGGAGAGTTCGCGCAACCGGCCAAGTATTACCTTGGGCGCAGTCTGCTCGAGAGCGGCCGACCGAAAGAGGCGAAACCCTTGCTGCGGGAAGTCGCATCTGGCAAGGGCGGTCTTGTGAACGCAGCAAAGTTCTGGCTGGGCAGAGCTTTTCTCCAGATGGCCCAGTGGTCACAGGCAGCCAAATTGTACACCGAAGTCGTCGAATCTGGCGACACACAATACGTCGAGTGTGCTGCTTACGAGCTTGGAAGGGCGTTCGCGAGCGGGGGAGAATATGCTAAGTCGGTGGAGGCAGTCCGGCCCTTACTGAAGCAGACAAAGGATGCTGATTTGCGCCTCAAGGCACGGCTGCTGCTGGCAGACAACCTCTTGGGACTCAAGATGTATGACGAGGCAATCAAGGAGACTCGCAAGATAGTCAGCGCCGCTCCTGCCTCCTCGCCTCTCCGCAATGAGGCCCTGGCTCTGCAGGCCAAGTCATTGCGACTCTTGGGAGATTTGAAGCCTGCAATAGAGGTGCTCAGGGTGTATCTGAAGGAGGCGCCCGATTCTCAGCGTGCTGCGTGGGCCGCTCAGAACATCATCGAGTGCCTGGTTTCATTGGGTAACTGTCAGGAAGCGAGCCAAACTATGCTTCTTTGGACGAACACGTTACCTCAGGAGGTGCTCGGTGATGTTGGAGTGGAGATAGCGGGCTGCTACTCGGCTTTGGGGAACGAGGCCTCCGCCGTCAAGACGCTAGAGTTCATTCTGAACCGCTTACAGTCGGCGCGACTCAAATTGCCAATCGCGGTCAAGTTGGCCGATTCCTATTTTAGGTCTGGTGAGTTTGCCCAAGTGGTCTTGCTGCTTTCGCCTATGCTGGGAAGAGGGATTCTGTCTCAAGACAAGGAGGTAGCTGCGGCCGCCTTGCTTCTGGTTGGGGCTTCGCACGAGAAGCTTCGTAGTTTCGATGAGGCCAAGAGCGCCTACCGACTTCTCTTGAGCCTCAACCCTGGTCGCGAGCTGAGATGGGACGCGGCGCTAAGGCTGAGCAATCTCCTCATCGAGCACGGCAATCTTGAGGACGCCAAGACCATGCTCTGGCGAATGGGCTCTGAGTCTCCTCTGGACGTACGTTTCGCAAATATCGTCGCCAAGCTGGTCGAAGCGCTGCGAGACCGAGGGCAGTCTCGAGGCGCGTTTCTGGTTGCTCGCGATGCCATTGCGCGCCTTTGGTTGTGCGGGCCCCAAGGCCAGCGTGCCGATGCGGGCGTTGGAGATGCTTTTCTGACTGCGCTCTCAGGCCGTCACCTTTGTGATATTATTCTCAAGATTGCCAAGATGCCGCCGGGCGATTCCGGTGAGTCGCTGCGGGCAAGATTACTTCTTGAGGCCGGCGAATGTTGGTTCATTTCCGGGGAGGATGCGAGTGCGAGCACAATTAACGCGAGTTTTGTCCGAGAGTTTCCCCAGTCGCCCGAGCTCTATGTGGTGCTTGGCAGACTCGGCACGATAGCCTTCCGAGCCGGGGATTTCGCCGAGGCGGCTAGGCGGTTCAAGTCCGCGGCCCGCAAAGCCCGGCCTAGCAAGGCGTGCGAGCTGCTATACATGGCTTGCGAATCGCTATTCAGGCTGGGGCGGCTTGACGACGCGCTGCGGGGCTTTGAGCAGGTGATCAGCTGTGGCGACTGCCAGGGCCGCGTCGTTCAGAATTCGTATCTGAAATGTGGGATGATCAGCGAGGAGTTTGGGGATTTCAAGAAGGCTAGATCAGCGTATTCGGCCTGTGCATCGATGGGGGCTGACGAGACAGCGGCGGCGGTCGCCAGGGCCAGGCTGTCGCGATTGGGCGGTTGA
- a CDS encoding thermonuclease family protein, with protein sequence MISARKRRLAVVSIAAVAVCVMAFRAYRWITPHAPRQTAHLPTPEASSQSTSAQRHSYRCTRVVDGDTIEIAQLGAVRLIGIDSPEMNYDLSVPQPFAREAKNCCERLVDGKDVSLLFDVQKRDKYGRVLAYVFVGDIFVNAELVKAGLATAYHIPPNGRYRTRLRRFERQARDKMRGIWSR encoded by the coding sequence TTGATTTCTGCGAGAAAACGCAGGCTCGCTGTCGTGTCCATCGCCGCCGTTGCGGTATGCGTCATGGCATTCAGAGCATACCGTTGGATCACGCCTCATGCGCCGCGGCAGACAGCGCACCTGCCAACGCCTGAGGCGAGTTCGCAATCAACGAGCGCTCAGCGACATTCGTATCGGTGTACGAGAGTTGTCGATGGCGACACAATAGAGATTGCACAGCTTGGTGCAGTTAGACTGATCGGGATCGACTCGCCCGAGATGAACTATGATTTGAGTGTCCCGCAGCCATTCGCAAGAGAGGCCAAGAATTGCTGCGAGCGGCTGGTCGATGGCAAGGATGTGTCGCTTCTGTTTGACGTTCAGAAGCGGGACAAATATGGCCGGGTGCTGGCCTATGTCTTCGTCGGGGATATCTTCGTCAACGCCGAGCTCGTCAAGGCGGGGTTAGCCACGGCCTATCACATCCCACCCAACGGCAGATACAGGACGCGACTCAGGCGTTTTGAGCGCCAGGCAAGAGACAAGATGCGCGGCATCTGGTCCAGATGA
- a CDS encoding methyltransferase domain-containing protein: MTIAVKRRHLAIRRWLPGQRGRILNVGCGAIPLPGRRQLGPMVNLEIERKPFPNLVLYDGSTFPFQDCSFDAVLCLDVLEHVEDDLGLLRQIAGVLRPEGVLLLTTPAIEHDFKEASLPLGKASKKWSQAEAQWGHVRPGYELGELVCKCHEAGLEVVGAEKYGATIAQALYQLWYLRDLSWLFSRKLVLPRLLMELALRLDHVLFRNRGCAIAIKAVRR; encoded by the coding sequence ATGACGATCGCAGTGAAGAGGCGGCATTTGGCGATTCGGCGGTGGCTGCCCGGCCAGAGGGGCCGCATCCTCAATGTTGGGTGTGGGGCGATTCCGCTTCCCGGCAGGCGCCAACTTGGCCCTATGGTGAACCTCGAGATCGAGAGGAAGCCGTTTCCGAACCTGGTGCTCTACGACGGCTCGACCTTTCCTTTTCAGGATTGTTCATTCGATGCTGTCTTGTGCCTCGATGTCCTCGAGCACGTTGAGGACGATTTAGGGCTGCTTCGCCAGATCGCCGGTGTTCTGCGGCCAGAAGGGGTCCTTTTGTTGACGACGCCGGCGATCGAGCACGACTTCAAAGAGGCCTCGTTACCACTGGGCAAGGCAAGCAAGAAGTGGTCGCAAGCTGAGGCGCAGTGGGGCCACGTGCGGCCGGGCTATGAGCTGGGGGAGCTGGTGTGCAAATGCCACGAGGCGGGGCTTGAGGTGGTTGGGGCAGAGAAATACGGGGCGACGATTGCGCAGGCGCTGTATCAGTTGTGGTATCTTCGCGACCTTTCGTGGCTGTTCAGCAGGAAGTTAGTCTTGCCCCGGCTTTTGATGGAGCTCGCGCTCAGGCTGGATCACGTGCTTTTCAGAAACCGTGGCTGCGCGATCGCCATCAAGGCCGTGAGGCGATAG